The DNA window ATTGGGAATAACAGGGGGTCTGGTTAAACTTTGGAAATAATTTACTATGAGAGATTTTAAAACAGCCTATTTCTTTTTACGCCTTCCCATTGCCATATCACTGGCGGGCCACGGGCTGGTACGGCTGCCCAAACTTCATGCTTTCAGTGACTGGATGGTGAAAACCATGGAAAAATCGGTCATACCTGACCTATTGATTATTCCTTTTAGCTATCTTCTCCCTGTTGCAGAAGCGGTAATCGGGATTTTCCTGTTGGCAGGATTTAAAAACAAGCTGACGATATATTCAGGTCTAACGCTGATGAGCATCCTGGTTTTAGGAAGCTGTTCCATCGAAAACTGGAGTGCTGTAGAGTCACAGCTGCTGCATTCTGCTTATCTGGTGGGCCTGTTCTGGTTTTTCAGCAGATATGCAGATGAAAGATCTGATCCGAAAATTTCAGCATGATCCTATTGATGAAATAAAAACAGGTATACTTATCATCA is part of the Chryseobacterium camelliae genome and encodes:
- a CDS encoding DoxX family protein, producing MRDFKTAYFFLRLPIAISLAGHGLVRLPKLHAFSDWMVKTMEKSVIPDLLIIPFSYLLPVAEAVIGIFLLAGFKNKLTIYSGLTLMSILVLGSCSIENWSAVESQLLHSAYLVGLFWFFSRYADERSDPKISA